A window of Candidatus Nitrospira allomarina genomic DNA:
GTTTCGACGCTTCGCCGAACATGCTCAACGAGGTGCACCGCTCATGTTCACGAGCGGTCCTGCGGAAGGTGAGGCGATCGGCACCTACCGCGAGGAACCACTCTACCACGCGAGTCTCGGACCTGCGGAGTATGAGCAGCTGCTCGCGACCAACGGGTTCGTCGTGAGAGCGTACATGGCAGAAGATCCAGCATGCGGCAAGCACACCGTGTGGCTCGCAACCTATGATGTCGCACCCGCGGCCTAACAAACCTGTGAAGCTGACCTGGCCCTCGCTCCCCTTGTCCAGGTGCTCCTCACGTTGCTCGGAGACGGGTAGCTTACACTTCACACTTGCAAGCCCTCGCAGGTGGCGGACGGAGTGCTGAAGAGGTTGAAGGGGACGTGGCTGCTCGATGGGGGATTAGGGGGAATTGATGATCTGGCGGCTGAACAGAGTTCGCGCCTAGGACTGTTTGTCCGCCGTCTGCAGCAGCCGAACGTGCGGCTCGAATCGACGGGCCTCCTGCCCACCATTCAGCCGCAGACTCTGTTGAGCTATCACCGGATTTGACACCGCCAATGAAGATTGTTGAATTTGCTTTTATTGTATATCCGGCCACGGATCTGGCGCGGTCCCGTGCCTTTTATGAGGGCGTTCTCGGGCTCACTAGCGCGACTTCCATGGATCTGGCAGACGGATTCTGGGTCGAATATGAGATCGGTCCTCACACGCTGGCCATCGGCAAAGAACCATTCCTGAAGCCATCGGGCGACGGTCCTCAGCTTGTGCTGGAAGTGGACGATTTCGACAAGACGATAGAACACCTCAGGCATTATGACGTGCACTTCGCCCTTGAGCCTTTTGACCTCCCTCACTGCCGGGCAGCGATTATCCTGGACCCCGACGGGAACAAGCTTGGCATACATAAACGAAAGGCCTAACAGCTGATAGGCCCATGTTTTTAGGAGTCTTCTGGAATTGGAGTTATGGAAAATAGAAATTCAAATTTTGGATGTGGCTGCCATCCTGCGGGCTTTTTGGAGCGAGAGCAAAGGCGTTTCGAGAGCCTGTTTGGCTCGAGAGGAGTCCATGGTGAGATCCATGGGGCGGATCAGTCCTGATTCCTCGATGGTTCCCATTTGAATATTCGATGTCTCCGCGATCCCAAAGTGCTGGAGCAATCCCATACCCAAGTCCCACCGGTTCAGGCTTTCAGGGCCCCCGAGATGTACGATTCCTGGCACATCTTTGGTGGCGACTTCCAGTAATACTTCGGCAAGATTTTCCACCCAGATAGGGCAACGACGTTCATCTATGAACAAGCGGTACTGTTCGCCGGCTTTTGTGGACTCGATTAAGCGTGTCGTCTGGCGGTCCGGCGTGCGCAGATCATAGAGCAATGAGGTGCGGACGATGGTGGCCTTCGGATTCAGGGAGCGGATGAGTTCTTCCGCCTGGGCTTTGGCCTTACCGTAGGGGTTGATGGGGTTCGTGGGGCTCTCTTCGGTATAGGGCGCCGAAGTCCCATCAAAGACTTGATCGGTCGAGAGGTGAATGAAGCGAATGTTTCGCTCTACTGATTGCATGGCGAGGAGTCCTGCTGCAGGGAGGATCGCATCAATTCCTTTTCCCTGCTCCGAGCAGGCGGTGTGAATCATGACGTCTGGTTGCACCCGATCCATGAGGACTCGAACTTCCTCAGGGCTTTGGAGATCACACACATGAAAGGTTACGCCGGGAAGGGATGTGGAGGGCGTAACGTGCAGCGTTCCGGCTGCGACAAATTGATTGGCCCGACGTAGGAGGTGATTTCCTAAAAAGCCCGCTCCGCCGGTGACGAGGAGACGTGTTTTCATCGCCCGCATTGTAGACCAATGCCAAAAGGAAAATCTTGTGTGATGAAAGACGGTTCCTTAGAATACCGACAGTGTCAATATTTTTGGAAGGAATCGGCTCATGCAGAAGATTGATTTGCGCAGTGATACCGTGACGAAACCGACACCCGCTATGCGGGAGGCGATGGCTCAGGCCGAGGTGGGCGATGATGTGTATGGAGAAGATCCGACCGTGAATCGATTGGAGGCCCTGGCCGCTGAAATGTTAGGCAAGGAGGCCGCGGTCTTTGTGCCATCCGGGGTGATGGGCAATCAATTGGCTCTCCGATTGCACACGCGGCCCGGTGATGAAGTGATCGTGGATAGTACATCCCATCTCATTCGCTATGAAGGAGGATCGGCGTCTTCGCTCTCCGGGGTCCAATTGGTTTGCGTGCCGGGTCATCGCGGTCGCCTTTCGCCGGAGTCGGTCGAAGCGGCCATCCGGCCGAAGGGACTTCATAACCCTCCAACCACGTTGGTGTGTCTGGAGCAGACCCATAATGTGGGTGGAGGATCAATTTATTCCTTGGAGGTCATTCATCAAATTGCAGAGGTGGCCCGCACCCATGGGCTGGCCCTGCATTTGGATGGTGCTCGGTTGTTCAATGCCGTGGTCTCAACCGGTGTGGCGGCTGCTGACTATGCTCGTCCATTTGATACGGTGTCCTTTTGTTTGTCGAAAGGTTTGGGGGCTCCCGTCGGGTCGATGGTGGTGTCCGATGCGGCACGTGTTCAAACATTGCGCCGTCTTCGCAAAGTGTTTGGCGGGGGGATGAGGCAGGTGGGCATTCTGGCCGCTGCGGGTGTGTATGCACTTGAGCATCATATTGTCCGATTGGCTGAGGATCATGTGAATGCACATTATCTGGCGACACTCTTAGAGGACATCCCGGGTGTGGTCGTTGATGTCAAGGCAGTGGAGACCAATATGGTGATGTTTCAGGTCCCCCATTCTTCTAAAACGACCGACAAGCTTTTAGCGGACTGCCGGGAGGCCGGAGTCCTGTTGAATGCCATGGGGGATCGGGCGTTTCGGGTGGTGACGCATTTGGATGTCAATCATGAAGATATGGTTGCGGCCGGGCGGGTCTTCAGGCAGGTCTTTTCAGCCGCGGGGTGAATGTCGCCACCCCTGAGTTCGTTGACAGGGTCAGGGACAGTTCCTACAATTTCTATTGATTAGCTTGATGAAGGGAGCCAACGTGAGTTTATTGGATACGGTTTCGTTTCAGCATATCACGAGAATTTTAGAAGTGACGGATGAGTTGGATATTTCCCGGGAGGCAGTGGAAATTCCCCTGGCCCCGGCAAGTCCAGGGGTGGTTCGTCGGTTGTCCAATGGCAAGCTGGAAATTGTTGTTGATGCCGATCTGCCCTTCGATGATTGGGTGCAGACACTGCCTGAAAAGATTCAGGCGGAAATGCCGGATGATTAAGTCCGATTAGTCAAAACGTGTAACCAACAGGTAGGCAAAGGAGACCGTACTCATGGCTGTGCGTGATCGTGAGTGGCCTGGGTATACCATTTGGTACTGTTGTCAGGAGTGTGGCCGCTTGTGGACGTATCAAGGGTCAGATGTTGTGGCGCTGGACCTCTGCAGTTCATTGGGACCGGCCATGGTCGGGGACGGCGTCCGCGGACGAATGTGTGCAATTTGTGAAGGGCGATGCCACGCCCCGTCGGCTGAAATTTAGCGACCGTGATCGTGTGGGGAAGACAAGCGTTTAGCCTCAACGACGCCATGTTTCCCTGACGCATTTACTGAGAACCAACCGCAACGGGTTGTCCCTTCATGTCTGTCTCGCCTGACTGTTTCGTGGTTTTTTCCACTGACCATTCATGGGGCGTAATCTTTAGGAGATGCCCTTTGAGCGTATAGAATTCGCCTTCCGGTATTTCCACCTGGTCCGTGCCAGTCACATTAATGGCCAGGACCCGTTTCTTGTCTCCTCTGTTGGATAAAATTATGCCGTTCTCCAATCGTTCCAGTTGATAGGCCCCTTGTTCGTTAATGACCAGGGAGTTGGCTTCTATCTTTGCGTGCATTTTTCCAACTTTATCGAAAATGGCAAAATTGACTCGAACAGGGGTTCCTCCGGTTTTTCGGAGCTGCATTTCAATTTGGGGGAGTCCGTCAATTTCTACAATTCCATTGGAATTGCGGTACCAATGCGGTCCGACTTTCACATCCATGCCCACCATGCCTCCTTTGTTCTTCAGTGAATAGACTCAAAAACTGACCCGTATTGTACTG
This region includes:
- a CDS encoding VOC family protein; the protein is MKIVEFAFIVYPATDLARSRAFYEGVLGLTSATSMDLADGFWVEYEIGPHTLAIGKEPFLKPSGDGPQLVLEVDDFDKTIEHLRHYDVHFALEPFDLPHCRAAIILDPDGNKLGIHKRKA
- a CDS encoding SDR family oxidoreductase, which produces MKTRLLVTGGAGFLGNHLLRRANQFVAAGTLHVTPSTSLPGVTFHVCDLQSPEEVRVLMDRVQPDVMIHTACSEQGKGIDAILPAAGLLAMQSVERNIRFIHLSTDQVFDGTSAPYTEESPTNPINPYGKAKAQAEELIRSLNPKATIVRTSLLYDLRTPDRQTTRLIESTKAGEQYRLFIDERRCPIWVENLAEVLLEVATKDVPGIVHLGGPESLNRWDLGMGLLQHFGIAETSNIQMGTIEESGLIRPMDLTMDSSRAKQALETPLLSLQKARRMAATSKI
- the ltaE gene encoding low-specificity L-threonine aldolase; translated protein: MQKIDLRSDTVTKPTPAMREAMAQAEVGDDVYGEDPTVNRLEALAAEMLGKEAAVFVPSGVMGNQLALRLHTRPGDEVIVDSTSHLIRYEGGSASSLSGVQLVCVPGHRGRLSPESVEAAIRPKGLHNPPTTLVCLEQTHNVGGGSIYSLEVIHQIAEVARTHGLALHLDGARLFNAVVSTGVAAADYARPFDTVSFCLSKGLGAPVGSMVVSDAARVQTLRRLRKVFGGGMRQVGILAAAGVYALEHHIVRLAEDHVNAHYLATLLEDIPGVVVDVKAVETNMVMFQVPHSSKTTDKLLADCREAGVLLNAMGDRAFRVVTHLDVNHEDMVAAGRVFRQVFSAAG